Proteins encoded together in one Terriglobus saanensis SP1PR4 window:
- a CDS encoding PadR family transcriptional regulator, producing the protein MPPSTDLLQGTLDVLILRTLALEPMHGWGIASRIQNVSKDVLQIGQGSLYPALHRLEYKGWIESDWGSSENNRRAKFYSLTRAGEKQLKAELQQWNRLSTAIALVLGQGAEVSA; encoded by the coding sequence ATGCCGCCATCGACCGATTTATTGCAGGGAACGCTGGACGTTCTGATCTTGCGAACTTTGGCTCTGGAGCCCATGCACGGGTGGGGTATCGCCAGTCGCATTCAAAATGTCTCAAAAGATGTTCTGCAGATTGGACAGGGTTCTCTCTACCCCGCGCTGCACCGTCTGGAGTACAAGGGTTGGATTGAATCCGACTGGGGCTCATCCGAGAACAACCGCCGCGCCAAGTTCTATTCATTGACGCGCGCTGGTGAGAAGCAGCTCAAAGCCGAACTACAACAGTGGAATCGTTTAAGCACGGCCATCGCGCTTGTGCTGGGGCAAGGCGCGGAGGTGTCCGCATGA
- a CDS encoding efflux transporter outer membrane subunit: protein MKTLLKLGSMAVLGGSMALVLAGCNVGPKYKRPVYPAPPAFRGADDEAIVGEAKNSIADQQWTQIFKEPELQALITQALANNYDLRIAAQRILEQQAQVQITRSQQFPTISAGGTGAGAEIPSIGGSSITSPLVVGSFNLSAAWNPDFWGLYRKQTEAARDQLLAQTWAQRAVRLTLVQQVVTAYIQLRALDHQLEIARQTYKIRQDSVGLTRQLETGGSVPLSDVRQAEQLLYTASSQIPQLEQQVQQQENAIKFLLGDNPGTIIRSSPTALSPVPQNLPVGLPSELLERRPDIQQTEAQLKAANANIGVARAQFFPQLSISASGGVGGDSFPDIFKSGAQTVYGIGSLSQPLFAGGKLRGQLRLSQQTEKEMVLNYQKTIAGAFRDVSNALIAVNKQRAYREQQQLLVDAAKDATRLARIRYQGGSTGYLEVLTTDSNLFSAQLSLVTAQQNEALTLVQLYAALGGGWQ, encoded by the coding sequence ATGAAAACCCTTCTGAAACTTGGCAGCATGGCTGTCCTTGGTGGCTCCATGGCGCTCGTACTGGCTGGCTGCAACGTCGGACCGAAGTACAAGCGTCCCGTTTATCCCGCACCTCCAGCCTTCCGCGGCGCGGATGATGAGGCTATTGTTGGAGAGGCCAAGAACTCCATAGCCGATCAGCAATGGACGCAAATCTTCAAAGAGCCGGAGCTCCAGGCGCTCATCACTCAGGCTCTTGCCAACAACTACGATCTGCGGATTGCTGCGCAACGTATCCTCGAGCAACAGGCGCAGGTGCAGATCACACGCTCGCAACAGTTTCCCACGATCAGTGCCGGTGGAACCGGCGCTGGTGCGGAGATTCCTTCGATCGGCGGAAGCTCGATCACCAGCCCTCTCGTCGTTGGATCGTTCAATCTGTCCGCAGCGTGGAACCCCGATTTCTGGGGCCTCTATCGCAAACAAACAGAAGCTGCGCGGGATCAGCTTCTCGCCCAGACCTGGGCCCAGCGCGCCGTCCGTCTCACGCTGGTGCAGCAGGTAGTCACTGCGTACATCCAGCTCCGTGCCCTCGATCACCAGCTCGAGATCGCGCGGCAGACTTACAAGATCCGCCAGGACTCTGTCGGTCTTACACGCCAGTTGGAAACCGGTGGCTCCGTCCCGCTCTCGGATGTTCGTCAGGCCGAGCAGCTTTTGTACACAGCATCCTCGCAGATCCCGCAGCTTGAGCAGCAGGTACAGCAGCAGGAGAACGCGATCAAGTTCCTATTGGGCGATAACCCCGGCACGATCATCCGGAGTTCGCCGACTGCGCTTTCGCCGGTGCCTCAGAATCTTCCCGTCGGTCTGCCCTCTGAGCTTCTGGAGCGCCGTCCTGACATTCAACAAACGGAAGCGCAGCTCAAGGCGGCGAATGCAAACATTGGCGTGGCCCGAGCACAGTTCTTCCCTCAGCTCTCGATTAGTGCTTCGGGCGGTGTAGGTGGAGACAGCTTCCCGGATATCTTCAAGAGTGGTGCACAAACGGTATACGGCATCGGTTCGCTGTCGCAGCCTCTCTTCGCCGGAGGCAAGCTTCGCGGTCAGCTTCGTCTTTCTCAGCAAACGGAGAAAGAGATGGTTCTGAACTATCAGAAAACTATCGCTGGCGCCTTCCGCGATGTCTCTAATGCCTTGATTGCAGTGAATAAGCAACGTGCCTATCGCGAGCAGCAGCAACTTCTTGTTGATGCCGCAAAGGATGCTACCCGTCTCGCCCGCATCCGGTATCAGGGGGGCTCAACTGGCTACCTGGAAGTGCTCACCACCGACTCGAATCTCTTTTCCGCGCAATTGAGCTTGGTGACTGCACAGCAGAATGAGGCACTCACGCTTGTCCAGCTCTACGCAGCACTTGGTGGCGGCTGGCAGTAA